ACCACCTTTGTCAACATATCAGCACCATTCTTGTTGGTGTgaatcttcttcaacttcattagTTGCTCTTCAATGACAACACGCAACCAATGATATCTCACATCAATATGCTTTGTGCGAGCATGGTACATGCTGTTTTTGCTCAAGTCCATAGCACTTTGACTATCACAAAACACAACATACTCGCTTTGCTTCAAACCTAACTCTTGAAGGAAACGCTTTAACCAAAGCATTTCTTTGCTTGCTTCCACTGCTGCTATATATTCTGCCTCGGTTGTAGACAACGCTACACACTTCTGTAGCTTGGATTGCCATGAAATGGCTCCCCCTGCAAATTTGAACAAGTAACCCGAGGTAGACTTCCGGTTATCAAGATCTCCAGCCATGTCAGCATCCGTAAATCCCTCAAGAATAGGCTCACCACctccaaaacacaaactcagatTTGATGTGCCTCGCAAATATCTTAAGATCCACTTTACAGCTTCCCAATGAACCTTGCTCGGATTTGCCAAGTATCTGCTAACCAATCCAACAGCATGTGCTATATCCGGTCTTGTACACACCATGGCATACATCAATGAACCAACAGCAGAGGAGTAAGGAATATGAGACAtactttccttttctttatcgGTTGTAGGACAACAACGCTTGCTCAACTTGAAATGGGCTGCAAGTGGTGTATTAACTGGCTTggcattcttcatattgaaccTTTCAAGCACTCGTTCAATATACTTTTCTTGTGACAACCAAAGCTTACCAGCTTTTCTATCACGAGCAATTTCCATACCAAGAATTTGCTTCGcaggacccaaatctttcatatcaaaggACTTTGACAAATCCTCTTTCAACCTGCAAATCATCTCAACATCTTGtcccacaatcaacatatcatcaacatacaagcaAAGGATAATGAAGTTACCTTCAGAGAATTTTCTAAAATACACACAAGGATCTGCAGTAGTCCGCTTGTACTCATTACTATTCATGAAGGAATCAAACTTGTGATACCattgccttggtgcttgcttgagtccatagaGACTCTTTTTCAACTTGCAGACAAAATTCTCTTTTCCCTTAACTTCAAATCCTTCCGGCTGCTCCATGTAAATCTCCTCATGCAAATCACCATGTAAgaaagcagttttaacatcaagttgttcaagttCAAGATTCAAACAGGCAGCTAGTCCCAAAATCATACGAATGGAAGTCATCTTCACCACCGGTGCAAAAATCTCATCGAAGTCGATGCCCTTTTTCTGATGGCATCCCTTCACCACTAATCTTGCCTTCCGCTTCACTAGCTTGTTGTCAACTTTCTTGTTCTTAAACAACCACCTGTTCTTCAAGACTTTCTTCCCTTTTGGAGGCTTCACCAAGTCATAGGTTTCATTCTTCTTCAAAGAATCCATCTCCTCTTGCATAGCCTTGAGCCAATGGTCTTTGTCTGAATGTGACAAGACCTCTTGAAGGCTTTCAGGCTCCCCCTCATCAGTGATTAGGATGTATTCTGAACTTGGATAAAGTCTTGAAGGTTGACGAACTCTGGTCGATTTTCTAAGTGTTGGCTCTTCTACCTGTGGGCTGGATTTCTCCCCCTGATTAGAAGACTCTCCATGTTGAACATCTACAGCTTCATCATCAGGTTGTGGTACAACAACATCAGGTTGTACCTCTTCAATATGGTCATGTTCATGAGCAATTTCATGACCATCCTCTGGAGCATCACCTGTTAATTGATCATCTGAAGCAGAAACATGAGGCATGGGCATATCAATAACATCATGAGAGAAATTAGAATAATAAGTCTTATCAGCACCCAAGAGATGAAAACCCATCTCGTGCTCATAAAAGACAACATCTCTACTTCTCACAACTTTTTGCTTTGCTGGATCATAAAGTCTGTAACCAAACTCTTCATCACCATATCCAACAAACACACAAGGAGAAGTCTTGAAATCAAGCTTCAATCTATGTTCCTTCGGCACATGCATAAAAGCCTTGCATCCAAACACCCTCAAGTGAGAATAAGAGGGGTCTTTCCCAAACCAAACTCTCTCGGGAATATCAAACTCCAAAGGAACTGATGGTGCTCTATTTATCAAATATACAGCAGTTCCAACTGTTTCACCCCAAAATGACTTAGGAAGATTGGACATTCTAAGCATGCATCTCACTTTCTCAATAAtggttctgttcatcctctcggCAACGCCATTGTGTTGTGGGGTACCCGGTTCTGTTCTCTCATGTCGAATGCCATATCTTGAGCAATATGCTTTAAACTCATTTGAAGTGTATTCACCTCCATTATCAGTTCGAAGACGCTTCAGTTTGCAATCTGTCTCCCTTTCAACCATTGCATGAAACTTCTGGAAGATACCGAACACCTCACTTTTGTGCTTCATCATATAAACCCAAGTTCTCCGAGTAgcatcatcaataaaagtaacaaagtATTTGTTACCACCAAGTGATTCCACCTCTATGGGACCACACACATCAGAGTAAACCAACTCtaacttcactttctttcttGTAGATGTCCTCGGAAAAGAAACTCTGTGTTGCTTTCCTGCTAAACAATGATCACAAGGGTCAAGTGAAATAGTAACATCAGCAGGAATAAGAGACTTACCGGCCAACAGCTTTATACCCTTCTCACTAACATGCCCCAATCTTCGGTGCCATAAGTTAGGAGAAGTTTTCTCCTCAATAGCATTCAACTCACCACTACACACTTTCAAATGTGTCTTATACAATGTGCAACAAAGCTTGCCACGAGCAACAGTCAAGGAACCCTTAGACAATTTCCATTTACCCTCACCAAAAGTGTGCTTGTAACCGTCTTCATCAAGTACGTTAGCAGACAATAAATTGAGGCGTAAATCTGGAATGTGGCGAACATCTCTCAACGTCAAATAGCACCCAACATTGGTTTGGACTCGAATATCTCCAATGCCAACAATACTTGCTGAGCTCTGGTTCCCCATCTTCACACTACCAAAATCTCCAGCTCGGTAGTCAATAAAGTACTCCTTATTAGGAACACAATGATAGGAAGCTCCTGTATCAATAAGCCATTCAGTGTCAGAACTATCAACATGACAACACTCTCCAATAGCACATATCAAAGAAACACGATCATCAGAACTAGAAGTTGTAGCAGCTGTATTCTTGTCATCACCCTCTTTATGATggtcatttttcttattttgctGGTCTCTTTTCAACTTGTAGCAAAACTTTTGAATGTGGCCAGGCTTGCTACAATAGTGGCATATCGTAGGTTCTCTCCCATCCTTGGACTTTGACCTATACTTTGACTTGCCACGCCCTTTGGGACCTCTACTCTTGCTTCTTCCTCTATTCTCTACCACAAGTGCCTGCGAAATATCAACACCCATCTCCTTTCTTCTAAGCTCTTCATTGAACATGCTCTCTTTGATGACATCCAATGAAAGCGTACCATCTGGAGCTGAGTTGCTGATGGACACAACCAAAGTTTCCCAACTGTCTGGCAAAGAACTCAAGAGGAATAAAGCCTGCAACTCATCATCAAGGACAATTTTCATAACAGTCAACTTGTTAATAATATCTTGAAAGTCGCTAAGATGCTCAGAAACAGACTTCCCTGGCTTCAACTTGAGATTAACAAGCCTCTTAATCAACGAGGCCTTGTTATGAGCGGTCTTCCTCTCATAAAGACCCTCCAATTTTCTCCATAGCTCAAGCGGCTCAGTCTCCTGGGATACATGATTGAATATGCTAATATCAATCCACTGTCTGATTGTCCCCAAGGTCTTTCTCTTCAGCTTTTCCCATTCTTTATCTGTCATCTTCTCTGGCTTAGTGGGCTGGTcatctttctttgttttatcCACATCAATTGGATCAAACAAATCCTTGCAATATAGCAAATCTTCCATCATCGGACGCCAAATGGAATAATTGGTTGATGTCAGTTTAACCATAGAGTTATTTCCATGCTCCATGTCTATGGTTTAACACtcagctctgataccaaatgtAGGGGGAGGCACAAAACAACACAAGTAGGATACAACACCTACAAGGATCGACTTCAAGACAATCAACCAAATATACTTCACCAATTTACCAAAAGAAATTCACCACTATATTAACCAAGCTCAAATCAGCAACACATCAATTGAATCACAAgcaaatatgaattataaatacGCAAGTGACACACAAGATTTATACGTGGAAAACCCCTTCGGTATGAAGGATAAAAACCACGGGACTTGAAGGAGTCCacccttcttcttctcttattaTGCAAATTGAGGGTAAAAACACCCAAATCAGTCTACAAGGATGTCACAgcccaccaacaacaacatacataagaGCCAAcacaaaagagaagagaaattgggaaatatcatcaaaaaaaaCGCAGGTTACGCCAGCTGCAATAACAGACGATCAAGAACTCCGATTGACGATCTGAACGGTCAAGAAGTAGTGCTATGTGTTGTGAACCAGCTGTGAAAATTTCAGAACGATCCAACGGTCGGATCTCTTGCAAGCTGAAATTTTGTCTCGCTGTCCAGAAAAAACCAGCAACTCTTCTCTCAAACCCTCTCTCTCAAAATCTGTTTTTTTCtatctcctctctctctctttctctctctacacgTCCAAAACAAAACCCCAGCCACTTAACATCAGCTGCCAAAGACTTCTAGAAGGAGTCAACAAGGCCCAAAATATATGGGCCACCCATCAATGGGCTGGACCCTTAACAATATGTCTATGTCAGTTTGCATGCAGTATAAAATTTTGCAAGGGGGAGTATTATAAGTATATGATGTTCGAGTCATTTTGTATGAGTGTTATTAGTACTAGCTTATAGTGTTCGTGTTAGTATGCACTACAAAATTTTGTAAGGGTACTCATGTTAGTGTATAATGTTTGTATCACTTTGAATGGAGTCAGGCACTATAAAATTGTGTCAAGAGtattattaattactatatAGTGTTTGTATCATTTTGTATACAATAACAAACTATAAAATTATACAGGGGTACATTGTATAACTAGTGCTTTATCGAAGTTTCGTATCCATTTGCACGCAGCCGAGCACGATAAAATTATGTAAACAATATTAATTATACATGATGTCCGCATCAATTTGCACGTAGTCGGGCACTGCAAAATTTTGTAAGGGATGGTATATATGTATCTcgaatccccccccccctccaagGTTAGGTACATGGTACCATGGTGCTACTACTgtttccattttaatttattttactattacataaaatgaaatgaagggagtaaacaaaaatgaattataaagaAAAGGAGAAACTACAACTATAATTAGACATAgtttactaatatatatattattattacttgtattttcaaaatattgcgTATCTTACTGCTAAATAAAAGTTTCCTATTATATATTAATGAATACATCTAGATAAATGTATTTTTGCTACCATCATTAATCTAGGGAAAGGGGCGAGCGAGATGGAAGGGAGACAATCaagatttgttatgtatctcATTTACATGCGAATTACAGATACACGTATATGTATGTATCTCCTGCGATTCTCATGTATCTGGTATCATTtagagagtggcgagcgagatgggaggaaaatcaacaaaatttattatgtatttcagCAGATATATATGAAACTACTTAAATACAATGTATCTAGAATAATTTATACCTAATTTTGATCTTATATATTTTGAGATACATATATCTAAACTTAttgaatttatcaaaatttagcaaaattcataatattataaactaATGTGTATCTATGTAATTCTCGAAGAAAAACGATGTGCCTTTTAGTCCAATAAAGTGAAACGTTGGGATATATACCTTGtagtaataaattaattacaagTATTTGTCCCAATAATTTTCCCACGAAATGACATCTGATAGATAATGTATAAAGGACCAATAATTTTACCCTATGGTCTTTCAATTAATAACCATTATTGattgaacttttttatttttatttttgttgacaATCAAGCTATAATTTTCAACTGTCCCTAGCTAGCTGAGAAGAAAATAGTACCACAATGGTTCATCCTCTTGTTGAGTCACATGATTTGGGGTTGAGATTATTTGCTCCTTATATGAACATGTTTTTGAAATTGAGTTAGAcgcaaaattcattttttattaaaataaagtcAATTAATTTGCAATTTATCTAATATTTGACCACAATGCTAGAGTAGCTAATTTATAAGTTTTGGATCATAATGTTTTTCCTTACAAGATTTTTGATATATAATGTGtacatgttaaatgaatatttaaCATATGTCTAATCTGAACCAACGTTATTAAATTATGTCGAATTTGTCGCTATTATTATAATTTCAACACAGTTGTCCCGCCGTCTTATATTGTACATGCTCCAATGTCTAATTCTTAGCATGCAAGACCCAGGGGGTCGGGGGTGGGAGTCCTACATTTAATTTGCTGAGACTTAAATTATTTGTCTTATTATATGATCTTggataatattaaattaaaaatgaaattcattttttatgatcATAGATTTAGAGTCAACCCATTCTCAACTCGATCCCAATTGTTGATAAATAACTTTAGTATTGAAAAAATCATGAATTTGATCCTAGGTCTCTTACATGAGAGACACAATTGATATACATTTTGTACCAAAAATGTATGTCACACATTAAATCCAAAATTACccttaaaaacatataaaaattcaaagtaaattttattGTATCATCATTCAAGTATCAACCCTAACTTCTCCCTTTCTTTTAGGACAAAATCAATAATTCCAACCACTaattaaatttctcaaaatttctccCTCTCCTTTTCCTTATTCAAAAACCATTAGAAACAATATTTTCATTACCCTAAAAACACACACAAATGTAAAATCTCATCAAAGTTCATTTTCTCTATCCCTAAAATCCtccttgatatttttctttatattccattgatcatatacatatatacatatatattaaagaGTGGATTCCCTGATGTTACATTTTTAATGGGATGAAATTGATTGTTTCTAGCAACAACATGAACGCGAAATACGTTCAAATTATGTTGCTAGATCATATCAATacgaaaaaaatgaaactttcatttttttaattgattgtatattattacattcatatatatatatattgtgtatatatgtatatatatctttCTAAATTatagaaagatttttttttttataaaaaaaaaaacatgggAAGAAGTAAATTGCCATTGTTGAAGATTGAGAGTTTGACCAATAGACAAGTCACTTTTAGCAAGAGAAGAAATGGAATTCTCAAAAAAGTTTATGAATTATCTGTTTTATGTGATGTAGATGTTGGTATTATAATGTTCTCTCCTTCTGGTCGTCTCACACATTATTCGCGTAAAAAAAGgtaatgatttatatttttaaaagatctgACACAGATAATATAaacgaaaaaataaatatattgttcGAATTTGATTGTAATAATGATATGACTAGTACATTAATAAGTCTTAATTAAggcccaaaaaaaaaagaatcattcaatttataattttgatgaaaaaattagaataataaaaattaaagtcatTCAATTTTCCTCAAGAGggagtaataaaattaataaattttaataatgcaGAATTGAAGATATTCTTTCTGAGCTCATTAGTCTCCCAGATAGTGAAAGAGGATtgtaagttttcttttattatttatttttctcttcttagtttttattatgttttttttcccttttttatttctttttctaattaaagtttattttatatatatattatgtatttattgtaATTAGCTAAAATATCTAACACataatttcttttgttaaaTGCAGCTACATCAACAATAAAGAGGTGAGTTTCACTTGACTTATTATGTTCTCTCAATTATTcgtaaattttgattttaattctTGTGATATATGATTtaccaaatttaatttttagttaatCTAAATGTAATGTTTTTGGTTTGTTTATATAGGAAGTATGTTATATTTTAACTATTCTTAAAAAGTATATTGCCCTCAAACGTGAAATAACAACACACATTTAACATAATACATGAGTAATCGATAATTATACagtgaaataattaataactctgaaaatatatttatgaatatttataaagGGATCAAAAGTGTAAATTTTAAGTAATCGAAGATTAAATTAACCGGAtatcataaagaaaaaaattaaaatttacataatCGAGGGACCATAAATATTATTACCCtaaaaataagatttattttttttaaaaaataattttcattaatcCACTCTTTATGCAGTCTGTACTTTGGAACTTAAGGAAGATTGAAATTGAAGATAAATTTTGCGATATTGAAAGGTtagttttctttaattaatttaattttatttttttaagatatttttttcatgtattatttatcataattcttttttttaattaattaggattaATCCTGCATACGTCAACGCAAATGACACAACAAAGGTacttaattaattctttttccctgttttagttttcattttatttttacattatcaaacttaagattaattgttttctctttatttttatttttttagaaaattcaaGATGAAATCAATGGCTTGCATTGTAAACTCGATGAGGCTGAGGGATTATTAAggtaattaaaatttatcttaaGAATTCATTACATACGTACAAATCATTAATTTAGACCCAGtaacttaaaaatattcaaatttatcttaaaaattcattaaatacgTACAAATCATTAATTTAGACCTAGTAACttaaaaatgactaaaattctaagctcataaactttaaattcagACTCCACCTTTATTTGAGGTATGTAAACGTAGTAATTTCATGTTACGTTAATTCGAATTTGTTTTACTCTATCTGTTCAATTGAGATCTTATTATGCAATTGCATTCTCTGgtttaattattgtatttgtttttgttctaatttattaaaattaatttaatttgattggtTCTTTATCCCTAATTTTGGTATAGCAATTATATTTCGatttaatcctttttttttaattttataatatgatattttgaatattattcttttctcacattttgactttatttaaagaatatttgaACCAGATACACAAAGAATTACATCACTCCATGAGCTTGATTTATGTGAAAAACGTCTTCAAGTTGCATTAAATCAAGTTAGACAAAGAATGGTATGATGTGTACTTGTTCTTTTGTgaccaaataataataataagtattattttttcattttttaaaaatgttttttttttttttttttgtaggaaCAACTCTCTAGCAATGATACATCAAGTTATGAAGATAATATGGCggtatgaattttttaaaaatcaaatagagaaaaacaaagtttcgttttaaataaaatataagttgtTGAATCTCTTTCAAGCAATTTGACATAAGAAAAACCTCTAGTATTTTGACATAGACATGTCAAAAGGATTTTCAAATCACCTCTTATGAATTTTATCGATCCTAAATATATATCGTGATTTCGCAAACTAATTATTTCGTTTTTATTTTGGTGGTTTATCATAGCAAATAAATGAACTTCTTCAACACATAGACAACACACAAGTTCATGAGAAACCTCCTTATGACTTATGGTTAGAGCTTGAagattataatcatgagaacaaCAATATTAATAGTCCTCTCTATACTGCCTCAGAAAcatcttcaatttctcaaaGGTATGGACCTTAATTTTCCCCATCATTTTATAGGGTtagttatattatatatttcttatactatGTTTCAGTTTCGAAAACACCacaaattattagttttgtctCTGAATTATTAAATGCCTTAAAAATAATCTTCTATTACTTGACTAACTAAAGTTAGATACATCATCGATCTGACATGACATAGCAAGTTATCTCAAATTCTTGTAGAAATACGAGACACTTAATAAAATGTCGAGAGAAGTGTTGAAAATATACTTAAATTTGACAAGAATTCAGGGTTGTATATGTTTCGCTCATGTTGTAAGATCAGGGTGCATTTAAGACTgtcaataatttgaaaaatgaaactaataattcacGCCAAATTTAGAAGTGTTTTCAATTCTccttaataaaatcaaatattcaaCACCCTCTTATactattttacattcattatgaGGTGTATTAGAAACTGAATCATATTATAGGAGTGTTTATTGTAATTAACTCTTTAGTATATAtgtttgaataattaattagttgttAACTTGTATGTAGTTCTATGAACCTTCCATCCTCAACTACTTATGATACAATGTCCCAAACAAGTCTAAGTGGTGAgacttatcaaaataataacaacTTTAAGCAATTACAACATTCAACAAGGACCTTACCAAATCTCACTTTACAAACTTCATTCAAATTTGCCAAGGTGAGCTCTTTCAACaatatatttcatttctttttgtttatttatttttaggatAAAATTACACTGCATTTTGTCTATCAAAATAATAGcttgtaaatatatttattttatattcatgtATGATCatgatatacataaaatatctaTTCTTGATCCAAAATAGTggtttttattatgtatattttgcTAGTAAATATAGGTATTTTGACTGACCAACCAAATATGTAATAGTGGAACTAATcgaaaaaaatgtaatttgaaacgTCAAGCTGAGgagttcaaaattgaaaatatatttgctGGGATTAGAATTAGAAACCTCAAGGGGAATACTGAATCCCCGaattaaaaaactatatatctacataaaaagtaaaaaataaattatcttatttatataggtgtaattttttatcaaagaaaTTCAGCTgaactcccccccccccaaccccCCAACCCACTCCACTGTGTACTATCAACCCGAGCCcaaagaagtaaaacaacatattaaAACGAAGAACTATGACCACCTCGATTTTTCTAGAAACTATTTAACTGTAAACTTCTGATTTTACCCTTAATAAGATAAAACTTGTTTTATTGATATAAGTAATGTGACTTGTTGTTTGTTATGGCAGCCTGAAATGTCCCAAACAAGTATTGAAGGAAGTTTTAGTTGCCTAACtgatgaaaatttgaagaaatcaATATGTTCAAATAGGGTCTTCCCAGCTATCACTCCATTACAAACTTCATTCTCTTTTGCCAAggtaattttcatattttcttttcttttatgattttttttaacaacaatgtttattgataataataataaaaaagagtgTTCCAAAATATAGTTATCCAACATGTTAACTATATCTATTTTGATTAATTGAATCGGattttatgttatgttatataaattgaaacagaatGGATGATAagcttatttatttttcctttttctttaatcATGCATAATCAAAATCAGTGAATTCTATCGAACTCGTAGTGTGTATTATAGATCCACACATGCATGCATTGACTAGTCATGTGAATGAAAAACATTCCCTTTCACGTTAGATAGGCAGCGATaaaattaagattttaaattaagaaattaaaatataaaaaaagtaaacataCGAATAGAGAAAAGGAATTCAACATCTATCTACTCTACGTACAtagaattgattttaattttatatttcggTCTTCGCTTTTAGGGGCGGGAGTGCTTGGTCACTTGGGTTCATATATATTCCTAGATCAATACAGTTGTGTCAGTCTTGATCTAACATTTTGTTATGAGTTGGTTGGACAAAGATGAATTTTAGGTTAGGTAGATTTGAATTCTCGTGGCACAACATGACTCTCTATCGACCCATATGGTCTATTCTATCCTTATTGATTTCATTCTATTGAAACATAATGCAAATAaactctttcttattttatatttctttggTTTGGAAGTTCTAGAATTTTGGCTATTGATTTCTATTACAAAAAAATTCCTCCTAATACCCTAATATTGTGTCATTTCATTGAAACAAGTTTCACTAAGAATTTTTAGAGCTTGTGTTCATTATTAGTCTAGAATATTGTGCAACTATCCAGGGGTATATATTTCCTACCCTTAACTAAAagtcacaaaaataaaaacaatctTGATAAGAAGTGCTTCCCTTTGAAGTAGATTATCATGTCGTAAAATTTAAACTAGTCGATCAAGCTAGTGAATTCTGAATATATATATCGAACATGTATTTTATGATAGagataagtaaaatattttcttgtttgTTATGTTTGCAGGCTGAAATGGAAACTCCAACCTCAGCATTAAGACCATTGGCACCATATCTACAGGCTGAAGCAACAACATCTTCTTGTACTAATCAAGAAGGGAACAATGAAATGTCTTGGTTTCAGCCCAAAATGAAAAAATCCAAGCAATGTCATTCAATTgactaaatatttaatatatgtaaaatgtacatacatatacacatacatatggAGTTACGATAACAATACACGTATTCAGTGTAATCCCGTAAAGTGGACCTAAGAGGGTAGAGTGTACAAAGACATTATCCCTACCTTTGAGGTAGAGTggttgtttctgatagaccctcGACTCAAGAATATACATGCATATGGAGTTGTGCCAACAaccaaaaaaatacatatatatggagttggaaatttcaaaatatatgaatGTTCAATACTAAATTCATGTTTTGTTGTTACAAGAGATTGGTAAATGCAATTGTTGTAATAGTGTCTTAACATTAATGTAACTAGCTAGTATAAGTTGCATCGAATTATTAAGATATGTTTGACTTTGACATCAcatgtataaaaaataaaataaatattagattttaactcaaagtaaaaaaacatacatacatTAATAGagaaatttaatcaattaaaatgaattaaaataaatatattaaatttaaaaaaatgtcttcACGGATTATACCTAAATTTTATGCAAGCTTCATGCTATTGACAAAGTATttttagagaaaagacataaagacaccatcgaagttgtcccatatttgcataaagacaccAAAACTTTTGAAGAGTCCTATCACCCCACTAAACAACTATATATCGTTGTAAATTGGTCATTTTTACCCATTAACTCATCTGGGTTGTTTACACGCACGTTAGGCGCGTCATGGTCCATTTATTTACCAGTTTAAAACAGCCACatgtcattttctttctttaatattaattatttaatcaatttttgtatcTTCCCCgatttaaactcaaaaatagCCTTTGGTAGCcctaaaattttgatttccaTGGCAAGAACAATATTGGTGCTCTCTTTTTGATGACTTCATCATCTTCCTCAAGAAAATAAGGTAGGAATTcgtcttttctcttttaatttccaGTAGAAAcgttaatttgaagtttttttatggttgaatttcttctcaattttgtGGTTAGTTTTT
The window above is part of the Solanum pennellii chromosome 5, SPENNV200 genome. Proteins encoded here:
- the LOC107020020 gene encoding agamous-like MADS-box protein AGL104 is translated as MGRSKLPLLKIESLTNRQVTFSKRRNGILKKVYELSVLCDVDVGIIMFSPSGRLTHYSRKKRIEDILSELISLPDSERGFYINNKESVLWNLRKIEIEDKFCDIERINPAYVNANDTTKKIQDEINGLHCKLDEAEGLLRIFEPDTQRITSLHELDLCEKRLQVALNQVRQRMEQLSSNDTSSYEDNMAQINELLQHIDNTQVHEKPPYDLWLELEDYNHENNNINSPLYTASETSSISQSSMNLPSSTTYDTMSQTSLSGETYQNNNNFKQLQHSTRTLPNLTLQTSFKFAKPEMSQTSIEGSFSCLTDENLKKSICSNRVFPAITPLQTSFSFAKAEMETPTSALRPLAPYLQAEATTSSCTNQEGNNEMSWFQPKMKKSKQCHSID